One Mycolicibacterium rufum genomic window, ATCGGCATCGGCGACACCTACGGCCTGATCCGCTACGGCTCGCGCCTGGACACCTATCTGCCCGCCGGATCGAACGTCCTGGTGACCGTGGGGCAGCGCACGCTGGCCGGCGAGACCGTGCTGGCCGAGCTGCCATGATCAAACCCCGCAAGCCGCGGCTCAAGACGCCGGTGGTCAGCGCGAAGATCCTGCCGAGCGCGATGACGGTCGCCGCGATTTGCTTCGGGCTGAGCTCGGTGAAGTTCGCGCTGGACGACCGGCCCACCGAGGCGATGGCGTTCCTGGCGATCGCGGCGATCCTCGACGCGCTCGACGGCCGCATCGCCCGCGCCCTCAAAGCGACCTCCCGGATGGGCGAGGAGATCGACTCGCTGGCCGACGCCGTGAACTTCGGTGTGGCACCGGCCTTCATCGTCTACGGCACGCTGCTGTCCACCTCCCGGGTGGGGTGGATCGTGGTGCTGCTGTATGCGGTGTGCATCGTGCTGCGGCTGGCCCGCTACAACGCCATGCTGGATCTCGACCAGCCGGCTTACGAGAAGAAGTTCTTCGTGGGGATGCCCGCGCCGGCCGGCGCGATCGGGGCGATCGGTCCGCTGGCGGCCAAGATGCAGTTCGGCGACGGCTGGTGGACGTCCGAGCCGGCCGTGGTGATCTGGATGATCGGCATCTCCCTGCTGGTGGTCAGCACGCTGCCGATGCGCAAGATCCACACGTTCTCGGTGCCGCCGAACATGGTCGCCCCGCTGCTGGCCCTGCTCGCGATCGGCGTCGCGGCGTCGATCCTCTACGGCTACATCGTGCTGCTGGCGATCATCCTCGGCTACATGCTGCACATCCCGTTCGCGGTCCGGACGCGGCGGTTCCTCGCGGCGCATCCGGAGGTCTGGGACGACAAGCCGCGCCAGCAGCGCGCGGCCCGCCGGGCCATCCGCCGCGCCCAGCCTCATCGCCGGTCGATGGCGCGCCTGGGGCTGCGCAGGCCGCCCCGGGGCTGACGATGGCTCCGACCACGGCGCACCTGACGCTGACCGCGCGGCTGAACACCTCGGCCCTGGACTCGCGCCGCGGCGTCATCCGGCTGCATCCCGAAGCCATTGCCGCCCTCGGCATCCGGGAGTGGGATGCGGTCGCGTTGACGGGGTCACGCACCACCGCCGCGGTGGTCGGCATCGCGCCCGACGGGACGCCGACGGGCACCGCACTGCTCGACGACGTGACACTGTCCAACACCGGGCTGCGGGAGGACGCCGCGGTGCTCGTCGCACCGGTCACCGTGTACGGCGCCCGGTCGGTGACGCTGACCGGCTCCAACCTGGCCACCCGCTCGATCACCCCGGCCACGTTGCGCCAAGCCCTGCTGGGCAAGGTGATGACCGTCGGCGACACCGTGTCGCTGCTGCCGCGCGACCTCGGCCCGGGCACCTCCACGTCGGCGGCCAGCGCCGCGCTGGCCGCGTCGGTCGGCATCACCTGGACCTCGGAGTTGCTGACGGTCACCGAGGTCGATCCGGCGGGACCGGTGAGCGTGCAACCCAATTCGCTGGTCTGCTGGGGCAGCTCCGGATCCCGAGCCCAGACGGGCGCGGAGCCCGAAGCGCGGACGGCGACCGGGACGCACGTCGTCACCGAGGAGACCGCGCCGACGCTGAACTTCGATGACCTCAAGGGAGCGCACGCCCAGGCCGGCAGGCTCGCCGAATGGCTCAAGCTCGCCCTCGATCAGCCCGAACTGCTCGAAAAGCTGGGCGCCGCAGCCAATCTCGGAGTTCTGGTGTCCGGTCCGGCCGGCGTGGGGAAGACCAAGCTGGTGCGCACGGTGTGCAGCGGCCGACGCCTGGTCGAACTCGACGGTCCGGAGGTGGGGTCGCTGCGCCCCGAAGACCGGCTGTCCACCGTGTCCTCGGCGGTCGCCTCGGTCCGCGACCACGGCGGAGTGCTGCTGATCACCGACATCGACACCCTGCTCCCGGTCCCGGCCGACCCGGTCGCGACGCTGATCCTGGCCGAACTGCGCTCGGCCGTCGCCACACCCGGTGTCGCGTTCGTCGCGACGACCGCGGTGCCCGACGCCGTCGACCCCCGGTTGCGGGCGCCGGATCTGTGCGATCGCGAACTCGGCCTGAGCCTGCCCGACGGCGCGGTGCGCCGCCAGTTGCTCGAGGTGCTGCTGCGGGACGTCCCGTCGGCCGAGCTCGATCTCGGTGAGATCGCCGAGCGGACACCGGGTTTCGTGGTGGCCGACCTGGCCGCACTGGTGCGCGAGGCGGCGCTGCGGGCGGCGGCGCGGGCCAGCGAGAACGGCGACGCGCCCGAGTTGCGGCAGGAGGACCTCACCGGCGCGCTGAGTGTGATCCGGCCGCTGTCGCGGTCGGCCACCGAGGAGGTCTCGGTCGGCTCGGTCACCCTCGACGACGTCGGCGACATGGCCGAGACCAAGCAGGCGCTCACCGAGGCGGTGCTGTGGCCGCTGCAGCACCCCGACACGTTCGCGCGTCTCGGCGTGCAGCCGCCGCGCGGCGTGCTGCTCTACGGGCCGCCGGGGTGCGGCAAGACCTACGTCGTGCGGGCCCTGGCCAGCTCGGGCCGGCTCAGCGTGCACGCGGTGAAAGGCGCTGAGCTGATGGACAAGTGGGTCGGCTCGTCGGAGAAGGCGGTGCGCGAGCTGTTCCGCCGGGCCCGGGACTCGGCGCCGTCGCTGGTGTTCCTCGACGAGATCGACGCGATGGCGCCGCGGCGCGGGCAGAGCTTCGACTCCGGCGTCACCGACCGCGTGGTGGCCGCGCTGCTGACCGAACTGGACGGCATCGAGCCGTTGCGTGACGTCGTCGTGCTGGGGGCGACGAACCGCCCGGACCTGATCGATCCGGCGCTGCTGCGCCCGGGCCGACTGGAGAAGCTGGTGTTCGTCGAGCCCCCGGACGCGGAGGCGCGCGCGCAGATCCTGCGCACGGCGGGCAAGTCGGTGCCGCTGGCGCGGGAGGGGGCCGACGCCGTGGATCTCGACGCGCTGGCCGCCGAACTCGACGGGTACAGCGCCGCCGACTGCGTGGCGCTGCTGCGTGAAGCCGCGCTGACCGCGATGCGCCGCTCGATCGATGCCGCCGACGTCACCGCGGCCGATGTGGCCGCCGCCCGCGAGACCGTGCGGCCGTCGCTGGACCCGGCGCAGGTCGCTTCGCTGCGCGCCTTCGCCGACGCCCGGTAGAGAATCGCATCTTGACAGTGACTAGTTCAGTCGGCATGCTCGAACTAGTCATTGGCAAGATTGAGGGAGGACGCATGACAGCACCGCTGACGGCGCGGGCCGGCGATCGCGACCGCGAGGCCACCGCCGACCTGCTCGGGCAGGCACTCGCGCAGGGCTACCTCGACCTCGACGAGTTCGACGCCCGGCTGCGTCAGGTCTACGACGCCCACACGACCCCCGACCTGCGGCAGCTGACGGCCGACCTGCCGGCGGCGGAGCTGCGGCGCAACGACCCCCGTCGCGCCGCCGCCCGGCGGGCGGCGGTCCGCCGCGGGGTCGCCCTCCACGTGGCCGGCTACCTGGCGATGGTCGTCATCGTGCTGACCGTCTGGTTGGCCGTCGGCCTGGGCACCGGCTCGTGGTACTTCTGGCCGATCTGGCCGATCCTCGGCGCAGGCATCGGCCTCGCCTCCCACGTCCTCCCTGTGCGCCTGGCGCTCGCGCGGGGGGTTTCCCCTATTGGTGCCTCGCCGGTCCCGCCCTTAGCGTGGGCCCTGGGACGGCCGTCGTGCCGAGCCAGGGGCGGAGGGAAACCATGGATTTCGTCGCACGAACCAGCACCGCGTTGGCGGTCGCGATAGTCGCGGGGACGACCGTGCTGGCCCACCCTGGCGAGGCGCCCTCGGCCGCACCGGCGCGCCTCGACGCCGCGGTGGAACTGACAGCCTCGACGGCACCATGGACGCCGGCTCGCGACACGAGCGACGCGGCGGTTGCCGACGTGGCCCGGCAGCTCTCCCACGGGTACCGCATGCTCCAGAACGTCGCAGTCGCCGCGGACGAGAGCACCCCGCTCCTCGACGCGATCGACGACGCGTTCATCGACGGCACGGTCGTGCTGCGCCGGATCGTCACCCCGGTGCTCAATCAACTGGGGTTCGTCGGCAAGCAGATCTACATCGGCCTGAACCTCGTCGAGAGCCTCACCGCCAGTGCCGTGTTCAACGGCACCGACGTCCTGCGCGGAGAAGGGGTGGTCCAGAATCTGCGCGACGTCGCCACCGATGTCGGCTACTCGGCGCTCTTCGTCGCCATCGACGAGGTCTCCATCGGCATGACGGCCGAGGCGATCGCCATCAACAGGCCGCCGTTGGACCGGCCCGCGCGCTGGGACGATGCGGACCCACCCTTCAAGGGCAGGCCGCTGTCGGTGCCCGACCGCGACCGCGAGCCCACCGCGTCGACCATCGTCGACCGTCCTGCGCGCAGCGGGGTGTTCTCCGAGTGGAAGGCCAGGAAGGCGGAACGCGCCGAGAAGGCCGCCGAGGCGCGACAGGCGCGCAGGGACGCCCGAGAAGCGAAGAAAGCCGAGAAGGCGGAGAAGGCCGACAAGGCGGACCGGTCCGAGCCGGCCGGCGCGAGCGACGCCGACGCGTAAAGGGGTCAGCCCGGCTCGCCGTACTCGTCGAACCAGTACGCCAATTTCCCGCGCCGGCTCACCGCCCGCAGCCGGCGCTCGGCGGACTCCCGCGTCGCCGTCGTCGTCACGATCATCACCTCGTCGCCGATCTGCAGCCGGGTCAGCGGCTCGGGGACGAATGCCCGCCCGTCCCTGATGATCAGGGTGATCACACTCGGGTCGGGCAGCCGCAGTTCCAGCACCGTGACGTTGTGCAGCCGCGAACCGGGCGCGACCCTGGTCGTCAGCAGCTCGGCGCCGAGGACGTCGAGCGGGGCGGCGTCCACGTGGACCTCGCGGGTGGTGTCCCGCGGGATCAGGTCCAGCCACTCGGCGACCCGCCGCAGGCTCGGCCCCTGCACCAGGGTGAAGAGCACGACGAGGATGAACACGATGTTGAGCAGCCGGCCGCTGCCGGGCACCCCCGCGACGATCGGATAGGTCGCCAGCACGATCGGCACCGCTCCGCGCAGCCCGGCATACGACAGGAACGCCTGCTCCCGCCACGGCACCCGGAAGCCGCACAGCGACACCACGACCGACAGCGGCCGCGCCAGCACCAGCAGCACCAGGCCCGTGAGGATCGCCGGCACCAGTTCGTCGAGCAGTTCGTCCGGCGACACCAGCAGACCGAGGATCACGAACAGCCCGATCTGCGCCAGCCAGCCCGAGCCCTCGGCGAACGACCGCGTCGCCGAGCGGTGCGGCAGCCCCGAATTGGCGAGCACCACGCTGGCCAGGTAGGCGGCCAGGAAACCGCTCGCATGCGCCGAACCCGCGGCGGCGAACGCCAGCATGCCGAGCCCGAACGTCGCCAGCGGGTACAGGCCCGCGGCGGGGAGCGCGGTGCGGCGCAGGGCGATCGCCCCGAGGAATCCGCACGCCAGACCGATCAGTGCACCGACGGCCAACTCGTAGACGAGGGTCCCGACGATCGTCACCGGCTGCAACACCAGCGGGGTCACGCTGAACAGCAGCACCAGGATGACGGCGGGCGCGTCGTTGAAGCCGGACTCGGCCTCCAGCAGGCCGCCCAGCCGTCGGGGCAGCGGCACCACCCGCAGCACCGAGAACACGGCCGCCGCGTCGGTGCTCGACACGATCGCGCCCAGCAGCAGCGCCAGCTGCCAGTTCATCCCGAGCAGCAGGTGCGCGGCGATCGCGGTGATCAGCGTGCTGACCACCACGCCGACCGTCGCGAGCACCGCGGCCGGCGCCAGCACCTTGCGGATGTCGGAGAAGCGCGTCGTCAGACCGCCTTCGACCAGGATGACGCCCAGCGCGGCGGTGCCCAGATCCTGGGCGAGTTGCGCGTTGTCGAAGTGCAAACCGAGGCCGTCCTCGCCGACCAGGACACCGACGCCGAGGAACAGCAGCAGGCTGGGCAGGCCGGCTCCGGTGGCCAGCCTGGTGGCGGCGATGCTCGCCAGCAGCACCAGGCCCCCGATGAACAGCGCCACGTACAGCTCGTGCAGTGTCACTGTTTCCTCGCTGCAGGCACTTGTGTCGCTGTCAGTAAATCAGCACAGTCACCTCTATGCGGATCGCGATAGCCGGCGCCGGGGCCGTTGGCCGCTCGGTGGCCCAGGAGTTGGTCGACTACGGCCACAAGGTGCTGCTCATCGAGAAGGAGTTCCACCGCTACGAGCCGGCGACCGTGCCGGGCGCGGAATGGTTCCTGGCCGACGCGTGCGAGGTGTCCTCCCTCGAGGAGGCCGAGATGCACATCTGCGACGTCGCGATCGCGGCCACCGGCGACGACAAGGCGAACCTGGCGATGGCACTGCTCGCCAAGAGCGAGTTCGGTATCGGCCGGGTGGTGGCACGCATCAACGACGCCCGCAACGAGTGGCTGTTCACCGACGGGTGGGGCATCGACGTCGCGGTGTCCACGCCGGTGGCCATGGTGGCCGCCGTCGAGGGGGCGATCGACGTCGGTCACGTGGTCCGGTTGATGGCGCTCGGCCGCGGACCGCGCGAGCTGCGCGGCGAGGGCAGCGCCAACGTCGCCTCGTTCACGCTGCCGGCCGGCAGCCCTCTGGTCGGGCGCCGGGTCGGCGATCTGACGATGCCGCGCGACAGCGCTCTGGTGACGGTGCTGCGCGGCAATCGGTTGATCGTGCCGGAGGCGACCGACGTGCTGCGCGACGGCGACGAGATCCTGTTCGTCTGCGGCCCCGACGGGGAGGACCGCATCGAGGTGATGGTCACCGGCCGCTGACGACGCGGGCGGTGACCGCCCGGCCCCGTAGACTGGGGGCCGGCTCTCTGCCGCCACCGACGAAACCGCCCGCCGACGACGACGAAACGGAGCCATGCTCGCCATCCTCGCTGCGCACGCAGTGGCCACCGTGCTGGCGCCGGTTCTCGTCCACCGCTGGGGTCGGCGCGCGTTCTATCCGCTGGCGTTGGTTCCGCTCGGCTCGCTGATCTGGGTGGCCCGCCACTGGCCCGGCAGCGGTCCCGGGCAGCGGCTCACCGTGCCGTGGGTCCCCGACCTGTCGATGGATATCACGCTGCGCTTCGACGCGCTCGCCGCGATCATGAGCGTGCTGGTGCTCGGCGTCGGGGCGCTGGTGCTGTTCTACTGCGCCGACTACTTCCACCACCACGACGGGCACACCGAGAAGCGGCTGCCCAGCTTCGCCGCGGAGCTGGTCGCCTTCTCCGGCGCGATGTTCGGCTTGGTCACCAGCGACAACATGCTCGTGCTGTACGTGTTCTGGGAGATCACGACGGTGCTGTCGTTCCTGCTGGTCGGGCACTACGCCGAGCGCGCCACCAGCAGGCGCGCCGCCACCCAGGCGCTGTTGGTGACGACGCTGGGTGGGCTGGCGATGCTCGTCGGGATCGTCGTGATCGGCAACGTCGCGGGCACGTTCCTGATCTCCGAGCTGGTGGCCGATCCCCCGACCGGCGTCGCGGCCTCGGTGGCGATCGTGCTGATCCTCGTCGGTGCCCTGTCGAAGTCGGCCATCGTGCCGCTGCATTTCTGGCTGCCGGGCGCGATGGCCGCCCCCACCCCGGTGAGCGCGTACCTGCACGCGGCGGCGATGGTCAAGGCCGGCGTCTACCTGATCGCGCGGCTGACCCCTGGGTTCTCCGACTCCCCCGAATGGCGGCCGACGGTGATCTCCCTCGGGCTGCTGACCATGCTGCTCGCCGGGTGGCGGGCGATGCGCGAGTACGACCTCAAGCTGATCCTGGCGTTCGGGACGGTCAGCCAGCTCGGCCTCATCACGGTGATGGTCGGGGCGGGTGGCAGCGAGATGATGCTCGCCGGTCTGGCGATGCTGTGCGCGCACGCGATGTTCAAAGCCGCGCTGTTCATGGTGGTCGGCATCATCGACCACGCCACCGGTACCCGCGACATCCGCCGGTTGGCCTGGCTCGGCGACCGCAGTAAACCGTTGCTGGTGATCGCGTGCTGCGCCGCGGCCAGCATGGCGGCCCTGCCGCCGTTCCTCGGGTTCGTCGCGAAAGAGGCCGACTTCGAGACCGTGCTGCACAGCCCGTCGTTGGGCGCGGCCGCACCGCTGGTGCTCGCCGGCATCGCCGCCGGTTCTGTGCTCACCACCGTCTACAGCCTGCGCTTCGTGTTCGGCGCCTTCGGCCGCAAGGGCCTGCCGCAGCCGAGCACCCGCGTCCGCGAGATGCACCGCCCCGAGACCCTTTTCCTCATCCCGCCCGCGATCCTGGCCGGCGCCGGTCTGCTGTTCGGCCTGTGGCCCAAGGGCCTGGACGACGTGCTCGGCGACTACGCCGACACGGTCCCCGATCCGGCCGGCTACGAAGCGGATTACCACCTGGCGCTCTGGCACGGCGTGAATCTGCCGCTGCTGCTGTCGGTACTGGTGCTCGGCTCGGGCATCGCGATCTACCTGAGCCGCGGGCGGCTGCGCCGGGCTCGGCTCGGATTCCTGCCGTTGGCGAACGCCGACCGCATCTACGACGCGGTGCTGCGTGGCGCCGACATCATGTCGGTGCGGCTGACCGCGATGACCCAGCGCGGCTCGATCCCGGCGACCCAGTCGGTGATCCTGACCACGCTCGTGCTGGTCCCGCTGGCCGTGCTGGCGCTCGGGACACGCGACCGTCCGCACTTCGCGCTGTGGGAGTCCCCTCCCCAGGCGGTGGTCGGCGCCCTGATGCTCGCCGCCGCGTTCGCCGCCACCGTGATGCGCAACCGTCTGGCCGCGGTGCTGCTGGTCGGCGTCACCGGTTACGGGTGCGGGGTGATCTTCGCGTTCCACGGCGCACCCGATCTGGCATTGACACAGTTCCTGGTGGAGACGTTGACGCTGGTGGTGTTCGTGCTCGTGCTGCGGGTGCTGCCCGCCGAGACGGGTGGCGCCGACATCCGGCGCTTCCGGGTGCCGCGCGCGGTACTGGCCGTCGCCGTCGGCGCGACGGTCACCACACTCGCGGCGTTCGCGATGGCGGCGCGATCCGGCCGGCCGATCGCCGACCTGCTGCCCGACGCGGCGTACCTGCGCGGACACGGCGCCAACACCGTCAACGTGCTCCTCGTCGACATCCGCGCCTGGGACACCCTGGGCGAGATCTCGGTGCTGCTGGTCGCCGCCACCGGGGTCGCGTCGATGGTGTTCCGCAACAGGCGTTTCGGCGCGGCGCCCCGCGTCGCCGACGCCGGTCAGCCCGACATCGGCAAGCTCGCCGTGTACTCCACCAACAGCCCGGCCGCCGGCGAGGTTACCTGGCTGCGCGGCAGTGAACTGCGCGATCCCCGCAACCGTTCACTGGTGCTCGAGGTGGCGACGCGGCTGATCTTCCCGGTGATGATGGTGCTGTCGGCCTACTTCTTCTTCGCCGGCCACAACACCCCCGGCGGCGGGTTCGCGGGCGGGCTGATGGCCGGCCTCGCCCTGGTGCTGCGCTACCTGGCCGGCGGCCGCTACGAACTCGGAGAGGCGCTGCCGTTCGACGCCGGCAAGATCCTCGGCGCAGGCTTGATGCTCTCGGCCGGCACGGCGGCCGCGTCGCTGCTCGTGGGCGCCCCGGCGCTGTCCTCGGCACTGATCCAGTTCGACGTGCCGGTGCTCGGCTCGGTCAAGTTCGTCACGGCGCTGTTCTTCGACATGGGTGTCTACCTGATCGTCGTGGGCCTGGTTCTCGACGTGCTGCGCAGCCTCGGGGCGCGCATCGACGAGGAGTTGGGGAAGTCACGATGACCGGCATGACGGTGTACCTGGTTCCCCTGGCCATCATCGGCGGCCTCACCACCGCCGGGGTGTACCTGCTGTTGGAACGGCACCTGACCCGAATGCTGTTGGGCCTGTTGCTGATCGGCAACGCGATCAATCTGCTGATCCTCACCGTGGGGGGGCCGTCGGGCAATCCGCCGGTGCGGGGACGCACCAGCGGCGACAACACGACGACGGCGGATCCGCTGGCCCAAGGCCTGATCCTGACCGCGATCGTGATCACGATGGGTGTCGCGGCGTTCGTGTTGGCGCTGACCTACCGGTCCTACCGGCTGAACACCCGCGAAGAGGTGAGCAACGACCCCGAGGACATCAGGGTGTCCCAGCAGTCCGGGACCGAGGTCGGCGAGGAACTGGAGGGCCGGCTGAAACCCGACCGCACCCGCGACACCGACCTGCCCGACGAACTGGACGCGCTGCCCGGACACGAGGGGTCACGATGATCGGCGGTCACCTCGCCGCGGTGCTGACCCCGCTGCCCGTCCTGATCCCGATGCTGGCCGCGGCGATCACGCTGCTCGCCGGCCGCAAGCCGCGCCTGCAGCGGGGTATCGCGGTGCTGGCGTTGTCGGTGGTGCTCGTCGTCTCGGCGATGCTCGTGTACCTCGCCGACCGGGACGGCACGATCGCGCTGCAAGTCGGCGGCTGGGGTTCGACCGAGCCGGGGATGGGGCCGCTGGGCATCACGCTGGTCGTCGACCGATTGTCGGCGCTGATGCTGGTCGTGTCGTCGATCGTGCTGCTCGCCGTCGTCTTCTACGCCATCGGGCAGGGCATCCGGGACGGCGACGGCCGTCAACCGGTGTCGATCTTCTTGCCGACCTACCTGGTCCTTTCCGCGGGCGTGTTCATGGCGTTCCTCGCCGGCGACCTGTTCAACCTGTTCGTCGGTTTCGAGGTGCTGCTCAACGCGAGTTTCGTGCTGCTGACCATCGGCGCGAGCCGGGAGCGGGTGCGCGCCGGCATCTCCTACGTGATGGTGTCGATGGTGTCGTCGCTGGTGTTCCTGTTCGGCATCGCGCTGGTGTACGCGACCACCGGGACCCTGAACATGGCCGAGCTGTCGGTGCGGCTCGACGGTGTGTCCGAGGGGACGCGCACCGCGCTGTTCGCGGTGCTGCTGGTGGCGTTCGGCATCAAGGCCGCGGTGTTCCCGCTGTCGACGTGGCTGCCCGACTCCTACCCCACCGCGCCGGCGCCGGTCACCGCCGTGTTCGCCGGCCTGCTCACCAAAGTGGGTGTCTACGCGATCATCCGGGCCCACTCGCTGCTCTTCCCAGGCGGCTCGATGGACAACGTGCTGCTGGTCGCCGGGCTCGCGACGATGCTGATGGGCATCCTCGGCGCGATCGCCCAGAGCGACATCAAGCGGCTGCTGTCGTTCACCCTCGTCAGTCACATCGGCTACATGGTGTTCGGCATCGCGCTGTCCAACCAGCTGGGCATGTCGGGTGCGATCTACTACGTCGCCCACCACATCCTGGTGCAGACCACGCTGTTCCTGGTCGTCGGGCTGATCGAACGGCAAGCGGGGGCGTCGACGCTGGAGCGGCTCGGCGGGCTCGCGGCCGCGAGCCCGGTGCTGGCCTTCGTGTTCGTCGTCCCGGCCCTCAATCTCGGTGGTATTCCGCCGTTCTCGGGCTTCATCGGCAAGGTGGCTCTGCTCGAGGCCGGCTCGCAGTCCGGTTCGGTGCTGGCCTGGATGCTGGTCGCCGGCAGCGTCATCACCAGCCTGCTCACGCTCTACGTCATCGCGCGGGTGTGGACCAAGGCGTTCTGGCGGGCGCGCAAGGATGCGCCCGAAGGCCATCTGTCCGGTGGCGCGCCGACGGTGCTGCTCGACGATCCGGAGGACTCGGTGGACATCGAGTTCGTCGACCGCGACGACGTGGGCAGGATGCCGATCGGCATGCTGGTGCCGACCGGGGCGCTGATCGCGGTCGGGTTGGCGCTGACCGTCGCGGCCGGACCGATCTTCGCCTACAGCGACCGGGCCGCCGCGGAAGTGCTCGACCGCGGGCAGTACATCACCGCGGTGCTCGGGGAGGTGCCGCAGCAATGAGGACACTGGCGCTGCGGGTGTGGATGGTGTGCTGGCTGATCCTGGTGTGGGTGTTGTTGTGGGGCACCGTCTCTGCGGCCAACATCCTCTCGGGTCTGGTGGTCGCGTTGGTGGTGACGCTGCTGCTGCCGCTGCCGCCGGTCCCCGTCGAGGGCCGGCTGCACCCCATTCCGCTGCTGCGCCTCGTGCTGACCGTCATCTACTACCTGCTGGCGTCCTCGGTACAGGTGGCGGCGCTGGCCCTGAAACCGGGACCGCCGCCGCTGACCGCGGTGCTGCGCGCCCACATCGCGGTGAAGTCCGATCTGGTGCTGGTGCTGGCGGTCAACATCATCAACCTCACGCCGGGCACCATCGTGCTGGAGATCGACCAGCCCCGCCGGATGATCTACGTGCACGTGCTCGACGTCGGATCCGAACGCACGGTGCAACGGTTCTACCGGCAGGTGGCGGGTCTGCAGAAGCTGTTGGTCGCCTCCTTCGAGCGGGATGCGGACTGGCGGCCTGCCCCCGAGAAGGCGCAGGAGAAGGGGGCCACGTCGTGACCGTCGTCTGGATCGTCGCCGGGGCCATGCTGTCGGCCGCGGCGCTGGCCACCATGTTCCGGATGCTGCTCGGACCCACCACACTCGACCGGCTGGTCGCATTGGACACCCTCGTCGCGGTGGCGATGTGCGCGATCGGCACATGGGCGGCGTTCAGCCTCGACACCACGGTCACCTACAGCCTGACCGCGCTGGCGTTGATCACCTTCGTCGGGTCGGTCAGCGTCGCCCGGTTCCGCGTGCCCGACGTGGACGACCCGGCGGACAAGGGTCGGCAGCGATGACCGTCTTCGACGTCGTCGCCGCGGTACTGATCCTGGCCGGGTCGGCGCTCGCGCTGACCGCGGCCATCGGCGTCGTCCGGTTCCCCGACACGCTGTCGCGGATGCACGCGGCCACCAAGCCCCAGGTGCTCGGCCTGCTGCTGGTGCTGCTCGGCGCCGCGCTGCGGCTGCGCGGTCACGTCGACGTCGGCATGCTGATCTTGACGGGGTTGTTCACCGCGATCACCGCGCCGGTGATCGCGAACCGGGTGGGCCAGCTGGCCTACCGGGAGCAGAACATCCGCGACGATCTGATGACCACCGACGAGATGCATGATTTCGCCGACGATCGGGAATCCGGCGACCATGATTCGCCGCGACGCTGACAGCTCGGGCTACCACAGGGCGCTCGGCGTCGCGATGGTGCGGGCGTGGGAGAACGACTCCGCACACCCGTTGTTCACCGACCCGTATGCGCGGCTGCTCGTCGAGGCGGCGGGCGCGGCGGCACCGG contains:
- a CDS encoding AAA family ATPase yields the protein MAPTTAHLTLTARLNTSALDSRRGVIRLHPEAIAALGIREWDAVALTGSRTTAAVVGIAPDGTPTGTALLDDVTLSNTGLREDAAVLVAPVTVYGARSVTLTGSNLATRSITPATLRQALLGKVMTVGDTVSLLPRDLGPGTSTSAASAALAASVGITWTSELLTVTEVDPAGPVSVQPNSLVCWGSSGSRAQTGAEPEARTATGTHVVTEETAPTLNFDDLKGAHAQAGRLAEWLKLALDQPELLEKLGAAANLGVLVSGPAGVGKTKLVRTVCSGRRLVELDGPEVGSLRPEDRLSTVSSAVASVRDHGGVLLITDIDTLLPVPADPVATLILAELRSAVATPGVAFVATTAVPDAVDPRLRAPDLCDRELGLSLPDGAVRRQLLEVLLRDVPSAELDLGEIAERTPGFVVADLAALVREAALRAAARASENGDAPELRQEDLTGALSVIRPLSRSATEEVSVGSVTLDDVGDMAETKQALTEAVLWPLQHPDTFARLGVQPPRGVLLYGPPGCGKTYVVRALASSGRLSVHAVKGAELMDKWVGSSEKAVRELFRRARDSAPSLVFLDEIDAMAPRRGQSFDSGVTDRVVAALLTELDGIEPLRDVVVLGATNRPDLIDPALLRPGRLEKLVFVEPPDAEARAQILRTAGKSVPLAREGADAVDLDALAAELDGYSAADCVALLREAALTAMRRSIDAADVTAADVAAARETVRPSLDPAQVASLRAFADAR
- a CDS encoding potassium/proton antiporter — encoded protein: MTLHELYVALFIGGLVLLASIAATRLATGAGLPSLLLFLGVGVLVGEDGLGLHFDNAQLAQDLGTAALGVILVEGGLTTRFSDIRKVLAPAAVLATVGVVVSTLITAIAAHLLLGMNWQLALLLGAIVSSTDAAAVFSVLRVVPLPRRLGGLLEAESGFNDAPAVILVLLFSVTPLVLQPVTIVGTLVYELAVGALIGLACGFLGAIALRRTALPAAGLYPLATFGLGMLAFAAAGSAHASGFLAAYLASVVLANSGLPHRSATRSFAEGSGWLAQIGLFVILGLLVSPDELLDELVPAILTGLVLLVLARPLSVVVSLCGFRVPWREQAFLSYAGLRGAVPIVLATYPIVAGVPGSGRLLNIVFILVVLFTLVQGPSLRRVAEWLDLIPRDTTREVHVDAAPLDVLGAELLTTRVAPGSRLHNVTVLELRLPDPSVITLIIRDGRAFVPEPLTRLQIGDEVMIVTTTATRESAERRLRAVSRRGKLAYWFDEYGEPG
- a CDS encoding CDP-alcohol phosphatidyltransferase family protein, with protein sequence MIKPRKPRLKTPVVSAKILPSAMTVAAICFGLSSVKFALDDRPTEAMAFLAIAAILDALDGRIARALKATSRMGEEIDSLADAVNFGVAPAFIVYGTLLSTSRVGWIVVLLYAVCIVLRLARYNAMLDLDQPAYEKKFFVGMPAPAGAIGAIGPLAAKMQFGDGWWTSEPAVVIWMIGISLLVVSTLPMRKIHTFSVPPNMVAPLLALLAIGVAASILYGYIVLLAIILGYMLHIPFAVRTRRFLAAHPEVWDDKPRQQRAARRAIRRAQPHRRSMARLGLRRPPRG
- a CDS encoding potassium channel family protein — its product is MRIAIAGAGAVGRSVAQELVDYGHKVLLIEKEFHRYEPATVPGAEWFLADACEVSSLEEAEMHICDVAIAATGDDKANLAMALLAKSEFGIGRVVARINDARNEWLFTDGWGIDVAVSTPVAMVAAVEGAIDVGHVVRLMALGRGPRELRGEGSANVASFTLPAGSPLVGRRVGDLTMPRDSALVTVLRGNRLIVPEATDVLRDGDEILFVCGPDGEDRIEVMVTGR